In Mastigocladopsis repens PCC 10914, a single window of DNA contains:
- a CDS encoding phosphate-starvation-inducible PsiE family protein — protein sequence MRKILKRITEANKDENFMHLIENIEVIVSKVLSLLMVLVILVSIADLAVFLFKELFVTSYGKFNITLYKVFGLFLNILIALEILENITGYLKKHVLQVELVIVTSLIAVARKIIILDLEKVTGIDIIGLGIAILALSISYLIIRTSNK from the coding sequence ATGAGAAAAATACTCAAGCGAATTACAGAAGCCAACAAGGATGAGAACTTTATGCACCTCATTGAAAATATAGAGGTGATAGTTTCCAAAGTTCTATCTCTTTTGATGGTGCTGGTAATTTTGGTATCAATTGCGGATTTAGCAGTTTTTCTGTTTAAAGAATTATTTGTTACATCATATGGGAAGTTTAATATAACATTGTATAAAGTTTTTGGTTTATTTTTGAATATTTTAATTGCTTTAGAAATTTTAGAAAATATCACTGGTTATCTCAAAAAACACGTTTTACAAGTTGAATTAGTTATTGTTACTTCCCTAATTGCTGTAGCTAGAAAAATTATTATTCTTGATTTAGAAAAAGTGACAGGGATTGATATCATTGGTCTAGGAATTGCCATTCTCGCCTTATCAATTAGTTATTTGATAATTCGTACTAGTAATAAATAA
- a CDS encoding nitrate reductase associated protein: MVEFFQFEADFVDSLRCIPMQVRCKLDTSGIKLKLSDWSHLTIGEREALVQLPCTTEAEIQAYKEYLQNLILQHTGTLPAPLPIEPHPAWADANTVPINIQEKAQEFNVTLSPQQWAELTPLQRFALIKLSRPGHENQNFPKALKEFHLL, translated from the coding sequence ATGGTAGAGTTTTTTCAATTTGAAGCGGATTTTGTTGATTCCCTGCGTTGTATTCCTATGCAGGTGAGATGCAAACTTGATACTTCTGGCATCAAGTTAAAGTTATCTGATTGGAGCCATTTGACTATAGGTGAGCGTGAAGCTTTGGTCCAATTACCTTGCACTACGGAAGCCGAAATTCAAGCATACAAAGAATATCTTCAGAATCTAATTCTACAACATACTGGTACACTACCTGCCCCGCTGCCCATTGAACCGCATCCCGCGTGGGCGGATGCTAACACTGTCCCAATCAATATTCAGGAAAAAGCCCAAGAATTTAATGTCACCCTTTCGCCTCAACAGTGGGCAGAATTAACTCCCTTACAACGTTTTGCCCTGATTAAACTTAGCCGTCCTGGACATGAAAATCAAAATTTTCCCAAAGCTTTGAAGGAATTTCATTTGCTTTGA
- a CDS encoding DJ-1/PfpI family protein, producing MAAKKILMLVGDYVEDYEVMVPFQALQMVGHTVHAVCPDKKAGEKVRTAVHDFEGDQTYSEKPGHNFTLNASLAEVKAETYDALVIPGGRAPEYIRLNSKVLEITRHFAHANKPIAAICHGLQLLAAADVLQGKKCTAYPACSPDVWRAGGTYMDVPADEVVVDGNLVTAPAWPAHPLWLAEFLKLLGTKIEHLEMAAAL from the coding sequence ATGGCAGCTAAAAAAATTTTGATGCTCGTTGGGGACTATGTAGAAGACTACGAGGTAATGGTTCCCTTCCAAGCTTTGCAAATGGTGGGACATACGGTTCATGCAGTTTGTCCGGATAAAAAAGCTGGAGAAAAAGTGAGAACTGCTGTCCACGATTTTGAAGGGGACCAAACTTACAGCGAAAAACCTGGTCACAATTTTACTCTCAATGCCTCTCTTGCGGAGGTTAAAGCAGAAACATATGATGCCTTGGTCATTCCTGGAGGACGCGCACCTGAATATATTCGCCTCAATAGCAAGGTGCTAGAAATCACCCGCCACTTTGCCCACGCAAACAAACCCATTGCTGCTATTTGCCACGGTTTGCAGTTATTGGCTGCGGCTGATGTTCTGCAAGGTAAGAAGTGTACTGCTTACCCTGCCTGTAGTCCCGATGTGTGGCGTGCAGGCGGCACCTACATGGATGTCCCAGCCGATGAGGTCGTCGTTGATGGTAATTTAGTAACAGCACCAGCGTGGCCTGCTCATCCCCTTTGGTTGGCAGAATTTCTCAAGCTACTTGGCACGAAGATTGAGCATCTGGAAATGGCTGCTGCTCTTTAG
- a CDS encoding PrsW family glutamic-type intramembrane protease, translating into MTGKNARQNAILRQVSGIGASFGAETSYSLLPSQEVVIGRDPSCQLVLDAMLYRMVSRRHAAVRPLSSSPDAEDSWLICDLNSANGTYLNGQRLQGCQQLMSGDYITLGHDGPQFVFECELNYQQATAIAPAAAIPLPPANSYPTPTSAYYQPPPKPPDSLSFTQLFPIISTGKDLTRKAYLIPGMLTVIFVVLMFATVGQPQANQVIVAIYIASAAYYFIYQLCGKPKPWWVLFASALATSVILLTPVLDLFIFVFRVLLPGSQPSEQESITFTELLMRMFFGAGLMEELLKAIPVLAAFLIGKGLRSPWRERIGVAEPLDGILLGTASAVGFTLLETLGQYVPTITQSVSAQSGLGTGQLVGLQLLIPRILGSVAGHMAYSGYLGYFIGLAVLKPSKSWQILLVGYLTAAGLHALWNVTGVINGLLLVIVGVLSYAFLMAAILKARALSPNRSQNFATRFLGPK; encoded by the coding sequence ATGACAGGCAAAAACGCAAGACAGAATGCAATCCTGCGGCAAGTGTCTGGTATTGGAGCGTCTTTTGGAGCAGAAACTAGCTACTCGCTGCTCCCCAGTCAAGAGGTAGTCATTGGACGTGATCCCAGCTGCCAACTTGTGTTGGATGCCATGTTATACCGCATGGTCTCTCGTCGTCATGCGGCGGTTCGTCCTCTCTCTTCATCCCCAGATGCGGAAGATAGTTGGTTAATCTGTGATTTGAATAGTGCCAATGGCACCTACTTGAACGGACAACGGTTGCAGGGTTGTCAGCAATTGATGAGCGGAGATTACATTACTCTGGGTCATGATGGTCCACAATTTGTTTTTGAGTGTGAACTCAACTATCAACAAGCGACTGCGATCGCCCCAGCAGCAGCTATACCGCTTCCCCCAGCGAATAGTTATCCAACACCAACCTCGGCGTATTATCAACCTCCCCCAAAACCACCAGATTCTTTGAGCTTCACTCAGCTGTTTCCCATTATTTCTACTGGCAAGGATTTAACTCGTAAAGCTTACCTGATCCCGGGAATGCTCACAGTTATCTTTGTGGTCCTGATGTTTGCTACAGTCGGTCAACCACAAGCAAATCAAGTCATTGTCGCCATTTATATCGCTTCCGCTGCTTACTACTTTATTTACCAGTTATGTGGTAAGCCAAAGCCTTGGTGGGTGCTGTTTGCGTCGGCGTTGGCGACGTCGGTGATTTTGCTCACTCCCGTATTAGACTTGTTTATCTTTGTGTTTCGCGTTCTCTTACCGGGGAGCCAGCCTTCAGAACAGGAATCTATCACCTTCACAGAGTTGCTGATGCGAATGTTTTTTGGCGCAGGCTTGATGGAGGAATTACTGAAGGCAATACCTGTACTCGCGGCGTTTCTCATTGGTAAGGGACTACGCTCGCCGTGGCGGGAACGTATCGGTGTCGCCGAACCTCTTGATGGTATTCTGCTGGGAACGGCTTCTGCTGTAGGCTTTACCCTATTAGAAACGCTGGGACAATATGTGCCAACTATTACTCAAAGTGTTTCAGCACAGTCGGGATTAGGAACTGGTCAACTTGTGGGTTTGCAACTACTGATTCCACGAATTCTCGGTTCTGTTGCCGGACACATGGCTTACAGTGGATATCTGGGATATTTTATCGGGTTAGCTGTACTTAAGCCTTCTAAAAGTTGGCAGATTTTGCTAGTTGGTTATCTGACAGCAGCCGGACTACACGCTTTGTGGAACGTAACGGGAGTGATCAACGGTTTGCTGTTGGTGATTGTTGGGGTGCTATCTTACGCCTTTTTGATGGCAGCTATTCTTAAAGCTAGGGCGCTTTCACCAAACCGATCACAAAATTTCGCTACCCGTTTTCTCGGTCCTAAGTAA